In Streptomyces sp. NBC_00448, the following are encoded in one genomic region:
- a CDS encoding helix-turn-helix transcriptional regulator, with product MRTKIVVVAWEGVQGDWAALGLGADELGVYEALWEVPAYPSHDALAAALGLSGRRLTDALDRLGAYGFTLPPAGGSGLPRAVPPATALRNLIHRRQAHLLRESADLETLAGSVDRIAAQLLSATRAAPATGIETLHGREAIAERVNSLLLSAREDLALLDRPPYAASAPGGMPAPLGVADAVRRGVRVRTVVDRDGLSYPGRARGLNDLAAQGVHLRLGTNLPTKLITVDRRVTLLPPTDAADPTASALVVSDALLSNALVPLFDAVWERSMPIGAAPGDGITEQDRELLTLLTSGLKDEAIARRMDLHVHTVRRRISHLLRALNAETRFQAGVQAALRGWLTT from the coding sequence GTGAGGACGAAGATCGTCGTCGTGGCATGGGAGGGAGTACAGGGCGACTGGGCGGCCCTCGGGCTGGGAGCCGACGAACTCGGCGTCTACGAAGCGCTGTGGGAGGTCCCCGCGTACCCCTCACATGACGCCCTGGCCGCGGCCCTCGGCCTGTCCGGCCGCCGTCTCACGGACGCTCTCGACCGGCTCGGCGCGTACGGCTTCACCCTGCCGCCCGCCGGCGGCTCCGGCCTGCCCCGCGCCGTCCCGCCGGCCACCGCGCTGCGCAACCTGATCCACCGTCGCCAGGCACACCTGCTGCGCGAGTCGGCCGACCTCGAGACGCTGGCCGGCTCGGTGGACCGGATCGCCGCCCAGCTCCTGAGCGCCACCCGGGCCGCCCCGGCCACCGGCATCGAGACGCTCCACGGCCGGGAGGCGATCGCCGAGCGGGTCAACTCGCTGCTGCTGTCCGCCCGCGAGGACCTGGCCCTGCTGGACCGGCCGCCGTACGCGGCCAGCGCCCCGGGCGGCATGCCGGCCCCGCTCGGCGTCGCCGACGCGGTACGGCGCGGCGTGCGGGTCCGCACGGTCGTGGACCGGGACGGCCTGAGCTATCCCGGCCGGGCCCGGGGGCTCAACGACCTCGCCGCCCAGGGCGTCCACCTCCGGTTGGGCACCAACCTGCCGACGAAGCTGATCACCGTGGACCGGCGGGTGACGCTGCTGCCGCCCACCGACGCGGCCGACCCCACCGCATCGGCGCTGGTGGTCAGTGACGCGCTGCTGAGCAACGCCCTCGTGCCGCTGTTCGACGCGGTGTGGGAACGCTCCATGCCGATCGGGGCGGCCCCGGGGGACGGGATCACCGAGCAGGACCGGGAGTTGCTGACACTGCTCACCTCCGGCCTGAAGGACGAGGCGATCGCCCGGCGGATGGACCTGCACGTCCACACCGTGCGGCGCCGGATCAGCCACCTGCTGCGGGCCCTCAACGCCGAGACCCGCTTCCAGGCCGGGGTCCAGGCCGCGCTCAGAGGATGGCTCACCACCTGA